DNA from Biomphalaria glabrata chromosome 14, xgBioGlab47.1, whole genome shotgun sequence:
ACTTCGAGAATTAAAAATGGACCTGAGTTAATTTCACCTTGTTTTGGGCTATTCAAAGTATTTCTATATGCAGTTCAACGTAGTTCAATGTAAGATATTTTTACAgcaaatagatctaattttgttcaatacttttatacatttttagcgaccctctgaaaggggaaaagacgctaatagtttttttttgtggagtgtctgtctgtccctccgtctgtccgtctagtttagatctcagaaactagaagagaaaatgaaaattggacatcatgatattttagatcattcaaagttctgatgcagcttctaatttttttttccgaaagtgaaccatttaatttttttttttaaattacttttatagtgCGCAGAgctaaatacatttataatatatagtgTGAAGTAGatagtaaggtgtatgtatgggTGAATATTCCCCATAGAAATCAAAAttgcttgaccaatcttgataaaacttggcataaatgttcgtAACTGGAACAGTGACGTATTTAAAGTAACCCTAAATCAAGCTTAAGACCCTCTCAACTCTATGAGCGTATTAccatttcatggatctaggacATGCTTACATAGgagaagatcgaaaggatcttgatctaaatctaatttaagGAAAATTTTGGTCTTGTCCAAGTCTGTCAAGTCATTTCTAGCTAGCTCACTACCTAAAAGaggtcaataattttttttttcgtgttgcaaAGTTATCTAATTtagtaagaagaataaatcgtttttagtttctctttattacatgtaacatgttattaattttgaatatttggataaggttaataattaaaatcttaaaaaatatgagtctacgctaaatgaatatatggagatgctgtggctgaggggtaaagcacttggaaccgcaAGTcatgtgttcgaatcctggtgaagactctaggagGACCACTTTGTGGGaagattttgagtttttatttgcacaaaaactgtctttgtaaccttgttttattatttaatttggaAACATCGATACTTAAATAAAATGTCTTTAGAATGTTAATGTTccgaatttaatttaaaatcagTCGATATATTTACgtattcattttatatttcttatttaGGTTTCATAATatgagtttgagtttgagttttgagtttaggcacatcggcacggTTCCATAATATCCCCCCTACATTTCTCTGTATCTTGgtttcccctctctctttctgttacaaagcttctattaactcactctgtctgtctgctaaaaggtttgtacacgttgtttctcccacagCCAATCTCGgatctgaattttttttgtgcgactatttattgtacctgacaacacaagaatcaacgaaaaaagtaaattaactattttgataaaaaatattttatttggtatcaaacaagggaaaaaatgtgtacttgactgatgtggtgcaATAAGTTGAATCAGCCGCCTTGAGACTTTGTAGGTTACTGCtgtaaagtttgaagctaacaacaGATAACTAAAAAACCTTCTATTGTCATAAGCGATTCGCTGGCACAGTGAgtagtgtgttggcttgagtAGGCTAAAGCCCTAAAGTTTCAAATCAGgtgtcccatttttttttataaaagcatttaaaaagtaatcaCGGTAACATAAACACAGATACCCCTCTTTCTTCCTCCATCCCTTTACCaactggtcaagacaaattATATGATCATAGCATATCGAGAATGCTAAAAAGATgagattgcaaaaaaaaaaaaaattataatatttaaaaacgcacatatttattaatatttgtctatatatattaaaaaaaattgtaacatgACTAATGTTAACTCGTGGATACAATCATACTTAAAATATGCTTTtttaaggttgttgttttttttttgttcatatagAATGTCTCTACAGAAGAAaatgtctttctctctcatcaTTTCAATTCTTGGAGTGTTAGTAGTCACCATTGTTATAACCCACATTACTTTAAACTCAATTCATCAAGCCAacttaaaattcatttttaaaaattcggaTTTAAAAACTATTTGGTATGGATTGTTCATGAACAGTACTAAGGCAGACTGTACTACACCtcacaatttatttcaaaacaagagTCCAGGGGAAACAACTAGTTTCCTCTCCCAAGAATTTATCCCAGACGAGAACATCACTTGCACTCAAACCACATTCGTGCAATGCGAAGAGCCTAAAAGATTTAAACCCATCACCAACAAAACCTTCAATGTTGCTCTATTGAGGAGGCCATACTGGATGGACGCTGCCGAATTCTTCAATTTCTCGAACTGCGTGTACTCGGGCTGTAACTTTCAGGATGACCACATTGACGAGTCCACTCACATGGTAGTCATACAGTTGCAGCATATGAGAGACAATTTCACGGTGTTAAGACGTTGGCCTCATCAGCTGTACGTGGCCACCTCCTGGGAGCCACCCTCGCATTTACGCGCTCAATTTGTAGAAGGTAAGTGTCACGTGAGGGGGCCCGGTGGCTGTGTGGCTGAGCGCTTGGATTCCGAGCCTGGGGGctagggccggtcctaacaattgcggggccctatgcgaaactgattgcgcggggcctagtctggatgggaataaggataataattgaaaattaagattctgtaatagaaaaaaattcgactttgaattttatttattctttaccaagtacaaaattgcgatcaaattagctttactttacgaaccttacaacctatggcatatgtagatgccagtgactataaaagtaaataaagtattggaacctccgattaaggtgaaaattgctcctattattacattttattacatgatagctgacaatgccttttttcttttatcgcgcgtaggattggtgttttccgcaatgaatgacactCACAACTGactattttgtctatttttcaggagattttaataaattcatgagatttccaggaatttgtCGTataaattttgcaatttaataattagacatagaattagcgcggggcccactgtgaccgcataggttgcagtggtctaagaCCGGCTCTGCTGGGtgcctgggtttgaatctcggtgaagactgggattttgaatttcgggattgttAGGGCGCACCTGAGTCCACtcgactctaatgggtacctgactttagttggagaaagtaaaggcggttgatcgatATGCTAgccaccctgctcgttaaccgttgaccacagaaacagatgaacttaagatcatctgccctatagaccacatggtctgaaaggggaactttttaatacatttagaaggctaagtggtaaagcgcttggattccgaaactgggttcctgggttcgaatcttggtgaggactgggattttgaatttcgggattcttagggcgcccctgagtccacccagctcttttaggtacctgactttagttggggaagggTTAGTAAGTAAaagcgattggtcgttgtgctcgttaaccgctggccacagaaacagatgaccttaacatcatctgccctatagaccgtaagatctgaaaggggaacttattaattaatttgggAGGCTCATTGTTGAaaactacgaaaaaaaaaataaaagaaataaatgggAATGCTGTTAttcaacaaatatttacaatgatgtaaatttaaattgtACAACTATTGCGAttagttttttttcaattatttattatttctgtaGTTTTATTCCAGTTCTCAGACAATTTTCTAGGAAATAATTTCAAATTATGCTTGTTCTATccgtttataaaaaaaaaaaaaaaaaaaaaaaaaaaaatccattcttatgttcttacatttttttttttacagatagaAATTCCTTCTGGAACTCCCAGTTTAATCTCACAGCCACATATCGCACTGACTCAGATCTATTTATTCCTTATGGAATGTTGCAGTTTAAGCCTGTCCCTCTCAACAAACGGCCTGACtattgtaagtactagatctgaTATGCTTACCGCTAATGGATATTGTAACGTGAAATTTGTGGCGTTTCGTACTAATAGTCATcatttatatatactagacagatAATACCCgctgcccgcgggtcttaacttACGTGTTTCTGATGTggtcactgatatagtgcattacaaacaactaaagaaaacaataatgttataagtaaagcgaatgcatgaattcatgaataaaaaaatattctgaatggagctaaaaatagctaattgcacaactgtaaaacaaatttcctctctaataataaaaataataattattattattattattaacctataaaaacttaaaatcttTACAATTAAGTAACGAAATGCACATTTTCTACAAATGAGAACCAAATATTATAATAGTCCTCTCTCTTTGGGTGTAGCtggtgtgacaggtggggaaatgtgatgtgtatatggcgcgtttaatgtctaggggatgattatttttaaagctatcacacccccacttatcagcatatgaatcgggagcagacacgcaacgagacaaagcaatgaaagatagatacaaaagttaaaaatgaagaatatttatttacataaatgtacatataagaataaaaagggggagggtttgcatctatctctagtgaataatatatataatcatcactcttgcacctaataagagagtatgtcactgtgtcctctgacttagctggtattcctgttgatgtcgcagctggctgtgtcctggcttgaggttctgcagctggaggtggcgctctagcggatagagggacgccggtgatatagttcttgtggagtctcaatccccaaaatctaatatctgtagtgggcacagtagggcgggtggccggctaccgtgggcacaaggtcactgcgggcagagctgatctgccgtgggcagcgtagttgacaggatatgtccagtgagttgcacaGGGTTGGcgaagctatgacgtctcacacagatctgaatctatagggacgtcgcacctaatagcttgacaggtgggccgtcgaataggcgggcaatgccgatagcgccaagtggtagagttgagtagatctcagtaggcaagtgcagtgctgaatagcacaaaGCGCAAAAATAGgggcaggtcagtgagctagtgcagtgctgaagagcactaagcacaaagatagtaggtgattcttgatatcagctaaataggcagacacctgagggaggctgcggataaataaagacaaattaggacatgtctctcatgcgtcttatcgatgccctcgactgaggtgcattcgtcagattggtgaaatcgctttagagcacaatgaggagatgatgacaaatgggatttgggaaaatagatggcagatagtagcaatatagaaatgtacataaaagggaaagtaataatataaaaatgtacataaaaggggaaataataatctcaaataaacaacacaggtggatagagaaagaaaaaggggggggggttgacttgggcggtggtcagcgacccagatgattgtttacatatgaccgtgggtcgagaacaatggagcgcgcttgaatggtgtgtccgttcaagcggcgcaactctcagagtaaaatgagtaaaggggagataattcaatacaggggagataattcactacaggggagataattcactacaggggagataactcgtatctcttttctagacgcagtattagtgcgctagtaaaatcatcaaggcgatcaaccgagataaaggaaataaaataaggtgtacaaatatatacatggttgcatcaatgatcaattgagcaacgtagcattaatagattaatgcaatactaaaatatatacatagcacatgtttatgttttctacttacgccagtgagaaatacacaatgcactaattaaatatgaatgaactaagcaaaatacacatgatgatATCCAAAGGAattagcacaaaagtaattaagatggaacttgtgattaagttcggcttaccaccaggtatttctctaggagggagaataagtgatatagtccagactcgatagctcagctcgaatgagaaatgaaaaagggtctggcttgagttggtttactttatataagcctggaaagtgcgggcggacacaggaaatgccctaggctaagatttatcttacacgtgggtggatttgactcgaggtgggagccgcaccttggaatatcacgcggtgtgttgaccaaggtaatctcttagatcaaagagagacgtgagagaagggggggggagaaggattagcttgcattcaaaccaaggtggtgtcaaccgcgaccgtccttcagacatccggcgggcaagacaaaagagattgggtgtttacctttccccgatcaagggcagataaatgaaaggacgcgccttcgctatctccaatgtggtcaactaagtctagcctggagcggaaaaggtggtgcgggtggagaatttaggggtaggatggggaaataattaaaataaaataaataaataatgaaaaataataattaatgctgtgataaatttgagtgactctgacagcgagtttttgacttgtcacagctGGTATAAGCCTAAATGGCCATACAACTCGTTTAAAGTTTCCTCATGGAAGGTTCCCTCTATAATCTATAAGATTGCAATATtccttaattttgtttataatatcTATATTTAGCAAATGAGTGCTTCGTTTTGGAGCACTGAGTTGTCCAATTCAGTGCTGCAGTCATACATTTGTGTCGACAATACCTATTGAAAGCCTTTACAAAgtaatgtaattttattttaagttgccTATAGTTTGACAATGcaaatatcaactctgtctgcctttcagtttgttatttttatgtaCACTAGTTTCTTGCACGCCCATTCTCGTATGAAGTTGagactttacacaattatttattgtacatgtATACATTTAtggtaatatatatttaaatcaatataataataattattattactataatgataaaagaaaattattgattttgaaaagggaaataaatcataCATTGttaagtgatatgatcataaatatgaacatattccccttttttttttaatttagtttgttaaaaattataacaCTCAAACAAAAGTTTTCACTATTAGCCaaattaattagatttttttttctatatgatATAAATTAACCGTCTAACAGGTCACTTTAATAGAATAATCATTAGAGACCTTTTCGTGGAGTCAAAGTAAAAAGGTTCCATCCAGTGTTTAACTAGTTTTGCTAAATCTTATTAATGTGCAGTCTACTAGAATTTGAATATTGTTAGCAAAAGACGTAGTCAATgaacttatatatataatatatcatatgtatatgtatacatcatctgccttatagaccacaaggtctcaaatgggaactttacatttttttactatatgtatatatatatatgattttcTAGACAGTATAGCGCAAAAGAAATCCAAGTGGGTTGCATGGTTTGTTTCAAGTTGCAGATCTCCTTCCAAGCGAGAAATTTACGTTCAACAAATGCAGGTAGAGAATTTCTATTTCCCCGTCAatcttttgtttaatttcaCTTCTGAATCAAGGGCTCTTGGGATTGAATCTCAGCGAAGACATGCTTTTGGAACTTTGGGTCGCCCCTAAGTCCATCCATCTGTGAAGGGTATCTGACCattagttaaataaaataaataaattatggattttatatagcgctactttcatacttATTGCATACTCAGAGCGCTTTGATTCAATCTctgttgtggaccagtgggggggggggagggggtatctgggagaaggtttttccatgctgcctttaggcgctcagtaaaaacAGTTGgatgtcaaacctcgagcccccttcataggtagccaagctaagctaagttcaagcgcacttagccacTCGACCTCGCTTACCagttagttgtaaaaaaaaaaaagttggttagtcgttatattttttttccacttatatattttattttaattaattttcagaAAATCATCCCTGTAGACATATATGGTCGTTGCGGTGCACCCTGCCAGGACCCCAAACCGATGTGTTATACGAGCAATCTCTTGCAGTACAGATACTATCTATCCTTTGAGAACAACTTCTGCAAAGACTACGTCACGGAGAAATTGTTTAAGCTCTTCTGGGGCGGCATGCATGTCGTTCCAGTCGTCAGAGGGGGTTTCGACTACGATACACAGTTGCCTGATCTTACTTACATAAACGCTGGTAGCTTTCCTAACGCCACCGAGTTAGCCCTTTTTCTTCAGAAGCTTGGACAAGACACATCTACCTATGCCAAGTATTTAGAGCGTATCGACATGTATCGGATACTGGATGGATCTTGGCCGACGAGTATAGGCTGCAAGGTTTGCAAGTATCTGCACACAAGGAAACTTCAAAGTCAAATTGACGATCTAAAAAAGTGGATCTCGGATGATGTGTGTCACGCTCCAAAGGACATTGATCAATAAAGATTGCCAACTGTAGTTcgttaataatttttaaaccaTTGCAAgatttaaatttattgtttcataaagaaaacaaaataaataatatacgattttttttgtatgatttATCGATCACAAATGTCTCTTTGAGCTGTGGATATctctcttttatttgtgtgatgATGATAGCGTGTATACATCTTGATGTAAATACTCGTAAAGTAAAGATAAGACAGTGAGATTTACGGAGAAAATGTTTATAATCGACATTATCTGTTTTAACAAGATAAACAGactagataatttttaaaaagtaaactaaaaattttatacaaaatgtatttgcttgaattagtttggatcagtcactacatttgtaatagatctagatcaacaataataaatatgtgcgattaaTATTATTTGTAGCAACTGTTGTTTTTTAGCACTAATTCCtaattttagctttctcactacgccatgatcttatcacttaCCTGGACCAGCTGGGAAcatggggagggggagaaagaaaggggacATCAGgttaaattttattgttattgttggattttaaaagcatttactgAAAACAAAAGGGAACGAACTGAATCTGAACTTGTGGCTCACGCCTCCTAGAGCCAACGGGGTAACCACagtcgaagacaagccttattattattatatttaaaagatATATGCTTTACTAAACTaagaaatatttacacaaatttTAGCTCGAGATATAACCAGAGTCGTAGCGAGGGTAGGGGGTGAGAagggaagaatttgaaaatccccccggggcCAACACTTGAGGGAGGCCACCAAATGAGTggctttttttattacattagatattaaatactacgcaaaatgcaggggcccctaaagggGTCAAGCCCTCGAGCCCCCAAATTATAGCCAATTCTTAGCTAAGTTACTGGATATAACttaatatttcaattatttatttagaaatatctactaaagaaaaaatttaatacTAGATCAAGAAATGAATTGttctatcaaaaaaaaatcaattttattattgtttctaTTTGGTTCTTTTGAATAAGATGTTTGCAAATCACTGTGGCTGTGAATTGGGAAAGATTTTCCATGCAAGTGAAATGGAGttactaaaaacaacaaaaaaaaaaacatttctaagtTAAAACATTGACTTGATCTAGAtgtagctgcctggtcgtgcggtttgcgcgctgtgctgtcatttggatttatcgatggtcccgggttcaaaccctaccagctcccatcccctgtcgtcctgcggaaggtttggactaggaagttaactatcttcaactctgaaggaacatccaaaacatgtaaaacattttacaaacaaacgtGTAAACCAATCCAAATGACAAGCTTGAAAGAACCTTGTAAGAAAAGC
Protein-coding regions in this window:
- the LOC106058213 gene encoding alpha-(1,3)-fucosyltransferase C-like, encoding MSLQKKMSFSLIISILGVLVVTIVITHITLNSIHQANLKFIFKNSDLKTIWYGLFMNSTKADCTTPHNLFQNKSPGETTSFLSQEFIPDENITCTQTTFVQCEEPKRFKPITNKTFNVALLRRPYWMDAAEFFNFSNCVYSGCNFQDDHIDESTHMVVIQLQHMRDNFTVLRRWPHQLYVATSWEPPSHLRAQFVEDRNSFWNSQFNLTATYRTDSDLFIPYGMLQFKPVPLNKRPDYYSIAQKKSKWVAWFVSSCRSPSKREIYVQQMQKIIPVDIYGRCGAPCQDPKPMCYTSNLLQYRYYLSFENNFCKDYVTEKLFKLFWGGMHVVPVVRGGFDYDTQLPDLTYINAGSFPNATELALFLQKLGQDTSTYAKYLERIDMYRILDGSWPTSIGCKVCKYLHTRKLQSQIDDLKKWISDDVCHAPKDIDQ